In Brevinematia bacterium, the DNA window TGGTATAGAGTGAGGTTTAGAATCTTAGTCACTCACTTAATAGAAATTTGGAACTTATCGTGCTCTGGTAACTAAGTTTGAAAAAGCTAATAAAAAGGATTTAGAAAATAAGATTATGGAAAAAATCTTTATCTTTGACACAAGCAACTTAGTGTATAGATCTTTCTTCGGATTTGCTGGAAGACACCTTACAAACTCAAAGGGTGAAATCACTTCCGCTATTTTTGGCACCCTTAGAACAGTTATAAAGCTATACAAAGACTTTAGATTCGAAAACGCAGTTTTTTCGCTTGATGGCCCCAGAGAGCAGACAAAGAGATTTAAAATATACAACAGCTACAAAATAACAAGAGAAAAAGCACCTGAGGACCTGAAGTCCCAATTTAGAAAGACAGTAAACCTTCTTAGAGAGGCTGGTATCGAATGCATAGAGATTCCAGGCTATGAGTCAGATGATATAATAGCAAGCATAACAAAAAAACTCTCTGGCAAATACCAGATATACGTAGTTTCAGGAGACAAGGATCTGTTTCAACTTCTAGCTTTCCCTAATGTCAGAATAGTATCCTTCTCTCCTGCAAAAGCAGAATACAGGGTAATTGACAGAACTACCTTCATAGAGGAAAACGGATTTGAACCTGAGTATATAGTAGATTATCTAGCCTTAGTTGGTGATAATATTGACAACATCCCAGGAGCAAGAGGAATTGGAGAAAAAACTGCAAAACCCCTTATATCAAAGTATAAAACTGTGGAAAATATATACTCTCACCTGGACGAGATAGAACCAAATGTGAGAAAAAAGCTTGTAGAAAGCCAAAGTGATGTGCTCCTAAGCAAAAAACTGGTCCAACTTTTCTTTGATGAAAACCTAGATATCTCTATCACTAAGTTCTCTCTAGAAAACTTCGCAAAACCCCGAGTTATTGAACTTCTAAAAGAATACGAGTTCAGATCCATTCTGAACGAACTTCAGCTTAGCAAACATTCTAACAACCAAGAGCTATCTCTATTCTCCCAAGAGCCTCAAACTACCACCCAAGTAATGCAGAAAGCTAGGTATAAGATCGCAACAACCTTTGCAGACTTGGACAGAATAAGAAAGGAGATTTTACAAGAAGGTATAGTCTCTCTAGATATAGAGACCGATGAGAAACACTTTATGGAATGCAATATCATTGGATTTGCCATTTCAACACGAGAATACGAAGGTTACTACTTACCAATTCTACACAAAGTGAAAAAGGAATTCTCAGAATCTAGCATTATCAGCTTCCTAAAGGAGATCTGTGAAAACCAAGACATAAAGAAAATAGGTCACAACATTAAGTATGACTATGTTGTCCTAAAAAGATATGGAATAGAGCTTAAGAATATATTTTTTGACACAATGATAGCCTCTTATGTGTTAAGACCCGAATTTACTCATCATAACCTTGATAGATTAGCCGAAGAATACTTAAATTACCGCACAATAAGGTATGAGGAAGTTACCAAAAAACAACAATCTCTCTTTACCACTCTTCTTGATGTCCCAATAGAGGATGTGGCAATCTACTCTTGTGAAGATGCAGACATTACTCTTAGATTGTATAACCTCTTCAGCAAGAAATTGAACGAAAACACGAAACTTAGAGAACTGTTTTACTACGTAGAGATGCCTCTTGTTAGAGTTCTAGGAGATATGGAATTCAACGGAGTCAAAGTTGATACGAGCTATCTAGTAGGCTTAGGTGAGGAACTAAAAGCTGAAATTGAGAAAGTGAGCAACACCGTATTTGATACCGTTGGAGAAACATTCAATCTGAATTCACCAAAGCAAGTATCCTATATCCTTTTTGAGAAAATGAAACTACCTACTGTTAAAAAAACAAAGACAGGCTACTCCACAGATGAGGAGGTTTTGGAAGAACTTGCTCAAGATTACGAGATAGCCCAATCTATCCTAAAGTACAGAACTCTTGTAAAACTCAAAACCACTTA includes these proteins:
- the polA gene encoding DNA polymerase I — its product is MEKIFIFDTSNLVYRSFFGFAGRHLTNSKGEITSAIFGTLRTVIKLYKDFRFENAVFSLDGPREQTKRFKIYNSYKITREKAPEDLKSQFRKTVNLLREAGIECIEIPGYESDDIIASITKKLSGKYQIYVVSGDKDLFQLLAFPNVRIVSFSPAKAEYRVIDRTTFIEENGFEPEYIVDYLALVGDNIDNIPGARGIGEKTAKPLISKYKTVENIYSHLDEIEPNVRKKLVESQSDVLLSKKLVQLFFDENLDISITKFSLENFAKPRVIELLKEYEFRSILNELQLSKHSNNQELSLFSQEPQTTTQVMQKARYKIATTFADLDRIRKEILQEGIVSLDIETDEKHFMECNIIGFAISTREYEGYYLPILHKVKKEFSESSIISFLKEICENQDIKKIGHNIKYDYVVLKRYGIELKNIFFDTMIASYVLRPEFTHHNLDRLAEEYLNYRTIRYEEVTKKQQSLFTTLLDVPIEDVAIYSCEDADITLRLYNLFSKKLNENTKLRELFYYVEMPLVRVLGDMEFNGVKVDTSYLVGLGEELKAEIEKVSNTVFDTVGETFNLNSPKQVSYILFEKMKLPTVKKTKTGYSTDEEVLEELAQDYEIAQSILKYRTLVKLKTTYVDELPSMVIRSTGRIHTSFNQTVTATGRLSSSNPNLQNIPVRDEIGKKIRTAFIAEEGKVLGSFDYSQIELRVLAHVSEDEVLINQFYEGRDIHSETASKILGIRPEEITPEHRRIGKTINFGIVYGISAYGLSKQLKVSTSEANEIINRYFANYKKVKEYIFNTLEFVSKNGYVETMFGRRRNIPELSNKKYDRSKITLGKSERIAINTPIQGSAAEIVKIAMNRLWETLLGSPVKMLLQVHDEILVELPEDEVERYQNVIKTTLENAVTLKVPLIVEHKFGKNWGEIH